One stretch of Strix uralensis isolate ZFMK-TIS-50842 chromosome 17, bStrUra1, whole genome shotgun sequence DNA includes these proteins:
- the GOLGA3 gene encoding golgin subfamily A member 3 isoform X3: protein MDSSSVQQDVHLEDRSSNGAPSSSEELLDCQAKSDLPVTTDEINSSAESSLPLEKEEQIRLQARRRLEEQLKQYRVKRHQERSNQSTSKNRPSSTLDPELMLNPEILPRASTVAMTKEYSFLRTSVPRGPKLGSLGLPSSSKERRSSKAKPSKIRSLADYRTEDSDARNAAGNFVATDLSGGTLKESRSGPTSVVSEISLPSDTDDRIENSSLAGDSVSEIDGSEVGMRLDGNESDSSTYSSVSGKGLYNSLQNAEGKQGIPYTINGQKIHPDAMGQFPSISEVLQAAAVEHQAQEQEVNGEVRSRRDSISSSVSMESSIAGTHDEMLQVLKEKMRLEGQLEALSLEANQALKEKTELQAQLAALNMKLQAQVEHSQNSQQKQESLSSEVATLKQSCWDLERAMADLQNALEAKNASLASSNNDLQLAEEQYQRLLMKVEDMQKNVLTRDSTVHDLRQQLASLQNQLQKVQLERTTLTNKLKASETEITSLQNVRQWYQQQLVLAQEARVRLQSEMANIQAGQMTQAGMLEHLKLENVALSQQLTETQHRSIKEKERIAAQLQNIEADMLDQEAAFMQIQEAKTMVEEDLQRKLEEFEDEKEQLQKMADSAVTLEQELEQVKLTLHQRDLQLESLQQEHLDLMKQFTLTQETLHTKEQSLDDLQTQYDELKARLEEFQSDATSKDDTIQYLQNEKIVLEVALQAAKASKEQLDEGAMRLGEDTEVASEMLEQLRQEMAIKSSQVENLQQENASLKKQVQKVKEQFLQQKVMVEAYRRDASSKDQLISELKATKKRLDSEVKELKRELLKIQVEKQSLESEHSKLQKEVSQVHQQMVEIENHLQSVQKERDDMETRLQSLQFDKEQMASLAEANQSLKQQVEQMQEEAKKAITEQKQKMKRLGSDLTSAQKEMKAKHKAYENAVSILSRRLQESLAAKESAEADLSKLKAQITDGGNNQIAQERIQALETELQAVSSSKLMLEKELQEVISLTSQELEEYREKVLELEDELQESRGFRRKIKRLEEINKKLALELEHERGKLTGLSQSNAALREHNNILETALAKREADLVQLNLQVQAVLKRKEEEDQQMQQLIQALKASLEKEKSKVKDLKKQEAAAKADAAHNRRHYRAAVLELSEIKKELHAKELLVQALQVEVDKLQVEDEKHSQEVSQFQQELAEARSQLQLLQKKLDDKLSEQPVVSQEVEDLKWEVEQKEREIETLKQQLDMSEQRSHKELEGVQVVLQNIKTELEMVREDLSMTQKDKFMLQAKVTELKNSMKSLLQQNQQLKLDLKHGKMKKRKELKGENNSSNPVTPVKIPDCPVPAALLEELLKPSTAVSKEPLKNLNSCLRQLKQEMDSLQRQMEEHTITVHESMSSWTQIEGQLMDLNPTSPATASDQQEIATVDEKKQNCSVSDKEALTL, encoded by the exons ATGGACTCCTCATCAGTCCAGCAGGATGTTCACTTGGAGGACAGAAGCAGTAATGGGGCCCCTAGCAGCTCTGAAGAACTTTTGGATTGTCAAGCCAAGTCAGATTTGCCAGTTACAACAGATGAAATTAACA GCTCAGCAGAGTCTTCACTCCCACTGGAGAAAGAGGAACAAATAAGACTTCAAGCAAGAAGACGGCTAGAAGAACAGCTCAAACAATACAGAGTGAAGAGACATCAGGAAAGA TCGAATCAGTCTACATCCAAAAACCGGCCCTCCAGCACCCTAGATCCTGAGCTGATGTTAAATCCAGAAATCTTGCCAAGAGCTAGCACTGTAGCAATGACAAAAGAATACTCCTTTTTGCGGACCAGTGTCCCCAGGGGGCCAAAACTGGGTAGCTTGGGACTTCCATCGTCCTCAAAAGAGAGAAGAAGTTCAAAAGCTAAGCCCAGTAAGATCCGGTCCTTGGCTGACTACAGAACTGAAGATTCAGACGCCAGAAACGCTGCTGGGAATTTTGTGGCTACTGATTTATCTGGTGGGActctgaaggaaagcagaagcGGTCCAACGTCAGTTGTTTCTGAGATTAGTCTACCCTCTGACACAGATGATCGAATAGAGAATTCCTCCTTGGCGGGAGATAGCGTTTCAGAGATTGATGGGAGTGAAGTGGGAATGAGGCTGGATGGAAATGAGAGTGACAGCTCTACCTACAGCAGCGTGTCAGGGAAAGGGCTCTATAACAGTTTACAGAATGCAGAAGGCAAACAGGGTATTCCATATACAATAAATGGTCAGAAGATACATCCTGATGCAATGGGACAATTTCCTTCCATCAGTGAGGTGCTACAGGCTGCGGCAGTGGAGCATCAAGCCCAAGAGCAAGAAGTTAATGGGGAGGTACGGAGTAGAAGAGACAGTATTTCTAGCAG TGTTTCTATGGAAAGCTCTATCGCAGGAACTCATGACGAAATGTTGCAGGTTCTGAAGGAGAAGATGAGACTAGAAGGGCAACTAGAAGCACTCTCACTAGAAGCTAATCAG GCTCTCAAAGAGAAGACTGAGCTACAAGCCCAACTTGCAGCTTTGAACATGAAGCTTCAGGCACAGGTGGAGCACAGCCAAAACAGCCAGCAGAAGCAGGAATCTTTGAGCTCAGAAGTGGCCACATTAAAGCAGTCTTGCTGGGATCTGGAACGAGCGATGGCTGACCTGCAAAATGCCTTGGAAGCAAAGAACGCTAGTTTGGCTTCTTCAAATAATGATTTGCAGTTAGCAGAGGAGCAGTACCAAAGACTCCTGATGAAGGTTGAAGATATGCAAAAAAATGTTCTCACCAGAGACAGCACAG ttcaTGATCTGCGACAGCAGTTGGCTTCCTTACAGAACCAGCTTCAGAAGGTGCAGTTGGAACGGACCACACTGACCAATAAGCTAAAGGCATCTGAAACAGAAATCACATCGCTCCAAAATGTGCGGCAGTGGTACCAGCAGCAGCTTGTACTAGCACAGGAGGCCCGTGTCAGGCTGCAGAGTGAGATGGCCAATATACAG gCCGGGCAAATGACTCAAGCAGGTATGTTGGAACATCTCAAACTAGAGAATGTGGCACTGTCTCAGCAGCTGACTGAAACCCAGCACAGATCCATTAAAGAAAAGGAACGTATTGCAGCACAGCTGCAAAATATTGAG GCTGACATGTTAGATCAAGAAGCTGCCTTCATGCAGATCCAGGAGGCTAAAACCATGGTGGAAGAAGACTTGCAGAGAAAACTAGAGGAGTTTGAGGATGAGAaagaacagcttcagaaaatggCTGATTCTGCGGTAACACTGGAGCAAGAATTGGAACAG GTCAAGTTGACTTTGCATCAGCGAGATCTGCAGCTTGAATCTTTACAGCAAGAACACCTAGACTTAATGAAGCAATTCACTCTGACCCAAGAGACGTTGCACACCAAAGAGCAGTCCCTGGATGACCTGCAAACACAGTATGATGAACTGAAGGCCAGATTAGAAGAGTTCCAAAGTGATGCTACTTCTAAAGATGACACAATCCAGTATTTGCAGAATGAGAAGATTGTCTTGGAAGTAGCTCTGCAGGCGGCAAAAGCAAGCAAGGAGCAACTTGACGAAGGAGCAATGCGCCTTGGAGAAGATACAGAAGTAGCATCAGAAATGTTGGAACAACTGAGGCAAGAAATGGCAATCAAGTCAAGCCAG GTAGAAAATCTGCAACAAGAAAATGCCAGCCTTAAAAAACAGGTTCAAAAAGTGAAGGAACAGTTCTTGCAGCAGAAG GTAATGGTGGAAGCTTATCGAAGAGATGCAAGTTCTAAGGACCAGCTGATTAGCGAACTAAAAGCTACAAAGAAGCGGCTGGACTCAGAAGTGAAAGAGTTAAAACGAGAGCTACTGAAAATTCAAGTTGAAAAACAGTCACTCGAATCTGAACATTCAAAATTACAGAAGGAAGTATCTCAGGTTCACCAGCAAATGGTGGAAATAGAAAATCATCTTCAGTCAGTGCAGAAAGAACGAGATGATATGGAAACACGCCTACAG TCTTTGCAGTTCGATAAGGAACAAATGGCATCTCTTGCTGAGGCAAATCAGTCATTAAAACAACAAGTAGAACAAATGCAAGAAGAAGCAAAAAA GGCTATTactgagcagaaacagaaaatgaagcgTCTAGGGTCAGATCTGACAAGCGCTCAGAAAGAGATGAAAGCAAAACATAAAGCCTATGAGAATGCAGTCAGCATTCTTAGTCGTCGGCTACAGGAATCTCTTGCTGCAAAGGAATCTGCTGAAGCAGACTTGAGCAAACTAAAAGCGCAAATCACCGATGGTGGAAACAACCAGATTGCTCAA GAAAGGATTCAAGCTCTGGAGACAGAATTGCAAGCTGTTAGCAGCAGTAAGTTGATGCTGGAAAAAGAGTTGCAAGAAGTGATTTCACTTACCAGCCAGGAGCTTGAAGAATACAGAGAGAAAGTGCTGGAACTTGAGGATGAG CTTCAGGAATCTAGAGGCTTCAGGAGGAAGATAAAACGTTTAGAAGAAATTAATAAGAAGTTGGCCTTAGAACTGGAGCATGAACGTGGAAAACTTACAGGTCTGAGTCAGTCCAATGCTGCTTTGCGGGAGCATAACAATATCCTTGAAACAGCATTAGCGAAAAGAGAGGCAGACTTGGTACAACTGAATCTACAG GTTCAGGCAGTCCTAAAGcggaaagaggaagaggatcaGCAAATGCAGCAGCTTATTCAAGCTTTAAAGGCTTCcttagagaaagaaaagtcaaaagTTAAAGACCTTAAGAAGCAG gaaGCAGCAGCCAAAGCAGATGCAGCACATAACCGCCGTCATTACAGAGCTGCTGTGCTTGAGCTTAGTGAAATCAAGAAAGAGCTACATGCCAAAGAACTGCTTGTCCAAGCCCTTCAGGTTGAAGTGGACAAGCTACA GGTAGAAGATGAAAAACATTCCCAGGAGGTATCACAGTTTCAGCAAGAGCTGGCAGAAGCCAGGTCTCAACTCCAACTTCTGCAGAAAAAGCTGGATGACAAGCTTAGTGAACAGCCTGTAGTAAGCCAAGAG GTGGAAGACCTCAAGTGGGAAgtagaacaaaaagaaagagaaattgaaaCACTTAAGCAGCAGTTGGATATGAGCGAACAGCGCAGCCACAAGGAGTTAGAAGGGGTACAAGTTGTCTTGCAG AATATCAAGACTGAGTTGGAAATGGTGAGGGAAGACCTGTCAATGACTCAGAAGGATAAGTTTATGCTCCAGGCTAAAGTAACTGAACTGAAGAACAGCATGAAGTCACTCCTGCAGCAGAACCAGCAACTGAAGCTGGACCTGAAGCATGGCAAGATGAAGAAG AGGAAGGAACTGAAAGGAGAGAATAACTCTTCAAATCCTGTGACTCCAGTCAAGATTCCTGATTGTCCAGTGCCTGCTGCCTTGCTGGAGGAACTGTTGAAACCATCAACAGCTGTGAGCAAGGAGCCTTTAAAAAATCTGAACAGCTGTCTCCGGCAATTAAA GCAAGAAATGGACAGCCTTCAGCGTCAGATGGAGGAACACACCATTACAGTACATGAATCAATGTCTTCGTGGACTCAGATTGAGGGGCAGCTAATGGACCTTAACCCTACCAGCCCTGCAACTGCATCAGACCAGCAGGAGATTGCTACTGTAgatgaaaagaagcagaattGTAGTGTTAGTGACAAGGAAGCTTTGACACTATAA